One window of uncultured Methanoregula sp. genomic DNA carries:
- the uvrA gene encoding excinuclease ABC subunit UvrA: MKDIIIKGARQHNLKNVSVTIPRDKLVVITGVSGSGKSTLAFDTLYAEGQRRYVESLSSYARQFLGIMQKPDVDSIEGLSPAISIEQKTTSKNPRSTVGTVTEIYDYLRLLYARIGTPFCPEHNIPIAAQTPDRIADQIAAEHPGMITVLAPIVRQKKGTYQQLLKDLNKEGFTRVRVNGKIIRTDEEIKLDRYKMQDIEIVIDRLEASERSRLAEAVENCLRKSEGLVLVADEEGKESTYSSLMACPVCGMAFEELQPRMFSFNSPFGACEECHGLGVKMEFDPDLIIPDKERCIADGAIAPYRNAMDGFRGQYLATVAKNYGFSALTPIKDLTTEQYEALMFGSSKRMKFSMSMKGGDAEWSHTGEWEGLLPQTARLYAQTQSDWRKRELEGYMRVSPCPACNGKRLKDKVLAVRIDGKSIIDVTDMSISEGIAFFKNIRLTPREAEIANLITKEIKSRIDFLEKVGLGYLTLSRNAGTLSGGEAQRIRLATQIGSNLMGVLYVLDEPSIGLHQRDNRKLIETLRTLRDLGNTVLVVEHDEDMIRSAEHVIDMGPGAGMHGGHIVAEGNPKQIEKNKKSLTGQYLAGAKMIDVPTTRRVPKKYITVKKCRENNLKGITAKFPIGLLTVVTGVSGSGKSTLVYETLYKGTMQIINKSREQAGKHDAIVFDAEIDKVIVIDQSPIGKTPRSNPATYTKVFDEIRTVFAETKEAKMRGFKPGRFSFNIRGGRCEACEGDGLIKIEMNFLPDVYIECEECKGKRYNRETLEVLYKGKSIADVLDMSVEEAMKHFENIPSIRAKLETLSRVGLDYIKLGQSSTTLSGGEAQRIKLTRELAKRATGRTLYLLDEPTTGLHFDDTKKLIKVLDDLVEKGNTVIVIEHNLDVVKSADHLIDIGPEGGDAGGEIVATGTPEQVAAVAGSYTGQFLKPILNPS; this comes from the coding sequence ATGAAAGACATCATCATCAAAGGTGCACGCCAGCACAACCTCAAAAATGTCAGCGTCACGATCCCGCGGGACAAGCTCGTGGTGATCACCGGGGTCTCCGGCTCCGGGAAATCAACGCTCGCATTCGATACCCTCTACGCGGAAGGCCAGCGCCGGTACGTCGAGTCCCTCTCCTCGTACGCCCGGCAGTTCCTCGGCATCATGCAGAAACCGGATGTCGATTCCATCGAGGGGCTCTCTCCTGCCATCTCCATAGAACAGAAGACCACTTCCAAGAATCCCCGGAGCACGGTCGGGACCGTCACGGAGATCTACGATTACCTCCGGCTCCTCTATGCCCGGATCGGGACGCCGTTCTGTCCCGAGCACAATATCCCGATCGCGGCCCAGACCCCGGACCGGATCGCCGACCAGATCGCGGCCGAGCACCCGGGCATGATCACGGTCCTCGCCCCCATTGTCCGCCAGAAGAAGGGGACGTACCAGCAGCTCTTGAAAGACCTCAACAAGGAAGGGTTCACCCGGGTCCGGGTCAACGGGAAGATCATCCGGACCGATGAGGAGATCAAGCTCGACCGGTACAAGATGCAGGACATCGAGATCGTCATCGACCGGCTCGAAGCCTCGGAACGCTCCCGGCTTGCCGAGGCGGTGGAGAACTGCCTCAGGAAATCCGAGGGGCTCGTACTCGTTGCCGACGAAGAAGGGAAGGAGTCCACGTACTCCTCCCTCATGGCCTGCCCGGTCTGCGGGATGGCATTCGAGGAACTCCAGCCCCGGATGTTCTCGTTCAACAGCCCGTTCGGCGCCTGCGAGGAGTGCCACGGGCTCGGGGTGAAGATGGAATTCGATCCCGACCTGATCATCCCGGACAAGGAGCGGTGCATCGCGGACGGCGCCATCGCCCCGTACCGTAACGCCATGGACGGGTTCCGGGGCCAGTATCTCGCAACGGTTGCGAAGAACTACGGCTTCTCGGCCCTCACCCCGATCAAGGATCTCACTACGGAACAGTACGAGGCGCTGATGTTCGGCTCCTCGAAGCGGATGAAGTTCTCGATGAGCATGAAAGGCGGCGACGCCGAGTGGTCGCACACCGGGGAATGGGAAGGCCTCCTCCCCCAGACCGCCCGGCTCTATGCCCAGACCCAGTCGGACTGGCGCAAGCGCGAGCTCGAAGGCTACATGCGGGTCTCACCCTGCCCGGCCTGCAACGGGAAGCGGCTCAAGGACAAGGTGCTCGCGGTCCGGATCGACGGGAAATCGATCATCGATGTCACGGACATGTCGATTTCGGAAGGTATCGCGTTCTTTAAAAACATCCGGCTGACCCCCAGGGAAGCGGAGATTGCCAACCTGATCACCAAGGAGATCAAGAGCCGGATCGATTTTCTGGAAAAAGTCGGCCTCGGGTACCTCACGCTCTCCCGGAACGCCGGGACGCTCTCCGGCGGGGAAGCCCAGAGGATCCGGCTCGCAACCCAGATCGGGTCGAACCTGATGGGCGTGCTCTATGTCCTCGACGAACCCTCCATCGGGCTCCACCAGCGCGACAACCGGAAACTCATCGAGACCCTCCGGACGCTCCGCGACCTCGGCAACACGGTGCTCGTGGTGGAACATGACGAGGACATGATCCGGTCCGCAGAGCACGTGATCGACATGGGCCCCGGTGCCGGAATGCACGGCGGCCATATCGTCGCTGAAGGCAACCCGAAGCAGATCGAGAAGAACAAAAAGTCCCTCACCGGCCAGTACCTTGCCGGGGCAAAGATGATCGATGTGCCCACAACGAGGAGGGTGCCGAAGAAGTACATCACGGTGAAAAAGTGCCGGGAGAACAACCTCAAGGGCATTACCGCGAAGTTCCCCATCGGCCTCCTCACGGTCGTTACCGGGGTCTCGGGCAGCGGGAAGTCGACCCTCGTGTACGAGACGCTCTACAAGGGCACGATGCAGATCATCAACAAGTCCCGGGAGCAGGCCGGGAAGCACGACGCGATCGTCTTCGATGCCGAGATCGACAAGGTGATCGTCATCGACCAATCCCCGATCGGGAAGACCCCCCGGTCCAATCCCGCCACCTACACGAAAGTCTTCGACGAGATCCGGACGGTCTTTGCCGAGACCAAGGAGGCGAAGATGCGGGGCTTCAAGCCGGGCCGGTTCTCCTTCAACATCCGTGGCGGGCGGTGCGAGGCGTGCGAAGGCGATGGTCTCATCAAGATCGAGATGAACTTCCTCCCCGATGTGTACATCGAGTGCGAGGAGTGCAAGGGCAAGCGGTACAACCGCGAGACCCTGGAGGTACTGTACAAGGGGAAATCTATCGCCGACGTCCTCGACATGAGCGTTGAAGAAGCGATGAAGCACTTCGAGAACATTCCCTCGATCCGGGCCAAGCTGGAGACCCTGTCGAGAGTCGGGCTCGACTACATCAAGCTCGGCCAGTCATCAACAACCCTCTCGGGCGGCGAGGCGCAGCGGATCAAGCTCACCCGCGAGCTTGCCAAGCGTGCAACCGGCAGGACCCTCTACCTTCTGGACGAGCCGACCACCGGTCTCCACTTCGACGACACGAAGAAGCTGATCAAGGTGCTCGACGATCTCGTGGAGAAGGGCAATACCGTGATCGTCATCGAACATAACCTCGATGTTGTCAAGTCGGCCGACCATCTCATCGACATCGGGCCGGAGGGCGGGGATGCCGGCGGCGAGATCGTGGCAACCGGGACCCCGGAGCAGGTAGCAGCTGTTGCCGGGAGTTATACCGGGCAGTTTTTGAAGCCCATCCTCAACCCTTCCTGA